The DNA segment CACTCCGATGGCCAATCCACTCGATCAAAGCCTGCAACCCACCGTCTCGGTGTTCGGCAACTTGCGCCGCATGCGCGACGGGTCCATTTGGGCCGACTACCGCATCACCGGCCTGCCGTACGGATACACCTCTGACGAACGCAAGTACGACACCCTCGTACACCACAAGAACCTGTTCCGTGCGCTGCCCAACAACGCCGTCATCGCCGGTCGTATCGCCGCGATGAACCCAGACGAGATCGTGGCCCGCGCCATGGCCGGAACCGACGTCAACTCCCGGCCCATGTGGCGAGAGGAGTGCGAAGGCAAGCACGACTTCTTCTCCACCACCGTGCGCGCGACTGAACGCATCTTCACCGTGTCGTTTCCGGTGGTCGATTCCGACGTCGTCACCGACCTCACCGGATGGGGATCAGCGAGCCGCCGCTCCAAGGAACGCGACCGCACCGAGATGGCTAAGGCCGCCGATCTCGCCTCCGCCATCGTCACTCGGCTGCCTTCGGTGTTCGGCTTCGAGCCGTTGACCACCGCCCAGATGGTGTGGCTGTGGAACCGGGCACTGTCGCGGGGCTCGGCACCGGAGGTGTTCCCCACAGCGGTCGCCTCCAACGTGTCCTCGCCAGCGGGGGCCTTCGCGATGGCCGAGTTCGACGAAGGTGAACGGCGCCGGGAGGGCAAGCGGTGGAGTCCCAGCAGCTTCGCACCGCTGGTGAAGATCACCCAGCCCGGCCGCATCGGAACCACCGAGTCATGGCAGACACTGCTGGCGATCGAAGCGCTGCCCCTGGAGGGGCTGCAATTCCCCGGCTCGGAGTTCTTCACCATCGCCGATCGCGTCGCCGGATTCGACGTCGACTGGGCTGTGCGCATCAGCAAGACCAGCCGCGAGCAAGCCATCGCCCGCAACACCAAGAACCTGCGGCGGCTCAACGAGCAGGTCGGTGAACGCGACACCGAGATTTCCTTCGCTCACGACACGCTCTCCGAACAGGTGATGCTGCTCGGTGAATACAACGGGCACCTCGAAGGCAACGACGACGAGATCGAAGTGTCGCTGTGCCCGATCTTCGCCGTCGCCGGCACGACACGCGCGCAGTGCGAAGACGGTGCTCTGAAACTGGTGCAGGCCTTCGAGCGCAACCGCATCAAGGTGGTTGCCCCGCTCGGCGGGCAGCGCGAACTGTGGGCCGCGATGAACCCCGGCGGAGTCAACTTGCGTGCCGTCGACGACTTCTCTCACGTCACCATCAGTGAGTACGCCGCGGCCAGCGTGCCATGCGCCACCAACGACGTCGGCGACGTCAGCGGACCGATCTTCGCGCTGAACCTGTCGGGTCGACGCAACCAACCCGTGCACCTGGAGTGGTTCCGGGAGGCCTCACGCGGGGCATCGCCCTCGGTGGCGTTCGCGGGGGAACTGGGTGCCGGCAAGACCTGGGCGATCTTGACGATGATGTTCCAGCTCGTCGACGTCGGGGGCCAATTTCTGGCCATCGACCGCACCGACCAAGGCGAGTACGCCGCCCCGGTGTCGACGCTGCGCAGCTCGGTGGTCGTCGACATGCTGCGGCCGCGGTGGTCGATGGATCCGCTGCGCATCTTCCCTGCCGACATCAGCGTCGACAAAGCCGTCGATCTGCTCACCCCGCTGTTTGGCTGCACCCCGGACTCCCCGCAAGGTCTGACCCTGGGTGAGCTGCTGCACCCCGAGCGCGGTGTGCGCTCAATCCCCGACATGCTGCACGTGCTGCAACGCGGCATGGACGACGGCGGCATCGACGGCGGCGCCAAACCGCTGCCCGCCGGCTGGGCCGAGCTGCACCGCCTGCTCGGGTACTGGGCGACCAAGCGGTACGCCGCGGCCCTGATGGACCCCAACCTGCCGCCGCTGAACCTTGACGCCGAGGGCATCGTCATCCGCACCAACCGCGTCGAGGTCCCGACTGCCGAGGAAGTTGCCTCCGGCGATCCGATCGACCCCAGCAAGATCTTCGGCCGCGCCATGTACGGGCTGTCGACCGAGATCGGCCGCCAGGCGTTCGGCTCCAACAAGCGCCGCATGGGTGCGGTCGTGATGGACGAGGCGTACCACGTCACCTCGACGCCGCGAGGGCTTGCCAGCGTCACCCGCATCGTCCGCGACGGCCGCAAGGACAACACCGCGCTGATCCTCGGCAGCCACGACCCGGTGAGCGATTACCCCGCCGGCACGGCCCTGGACCTGATCCCGATCCGCATC comes from the Mycobacterium sp. JS623 genome and includes:
- a CDS encoding ATP-binding protein, with amino-acid sequence MANPLDQSLQPTVSVFGNLRRMRDGSIWADYRITGLPYGYTSDERKYDTLVHHKNLFRALPNNAVIAGRIAAMNPDEIVARAMAGTDVNSRPMWREECEGKHDFFSTTVRATERIFTVSFPVVDSDVVTDLTGWGSASRRSKERDRTEMAKAADLASAIVTRLPSVFGFEPLTTAQMVWLWNRALSRGSAPEVFPTAVASNVSSPAGAFAMAEFDEGERRREGKRWSPSSFAPLVKITQPGRIGTTESWQTLLAIEALPLEGLQFPGSEFFTIADRVAGFDVDWAVRISKTSREQAIARNTKNLRRLNEQVGERDTEISFAHDTLSEQVMLLGEYNGHLEGNDDEIEVSLCPIFAVAGTTRAQCEDGALKLVQAFERNRIKVVAPLGGQRELWAAMNPGGVNLRAVDDFSHVTISEYAAASVPCATNDVGDVSGPIFALNLSGRRNQPVHLEWFREASRGASPSVAFAGELGAGKTWAILTMMFQLVDVGGQFLAIDRTDQGEYAAPVSTLRSSVVVDMLRPRWSMDPLRIFPADISVDKAVDLLTPLFGCTPDSPQGLTLGELLHPERGVRSIPDMLHVLQRGMDDGGIDGGAKPLPAGWAELHRLLGYWATKRYAAALMDPNLPPLNLDAEGIVIRTNRVEVPTAEEVASGDPIDPSKIFGRAMYGLSTEIGRQAFGSNKRRMGAVVMDEAYHVTSTPRGLASVTRIVRDGRKDNTALILGSHDPVSDYPAGTALDLIPIRIVMRHRDESLARRSLKWLGIDPDKNPHIVTDLTRNTSPKGSNNKVIPGREGEGYLRDARGAIGRIKVLGPSSPMRREAMNTTPPEQADVA